A DNA window from Trichomycterus rosablanca isolate fTriRos1 chromosome 11, fTriRos1.hap1, whole genome shotgun sequence contains the following coding sequences:
- the arl2bp gene encoding ADP-ribosylation factor-like protein 2-binding protein codes for MMDVHRRDLITMEENVVDMKALDEEEFAVSKSSESDAVFDTVIGNIEDIIMEDDFQNLQQSFMEKYYLEFEDTEENKLIYTPIFNEYVDLLEKYLEQQLIKRIPGFNMNDFTHSLKQHKDEVSGDIFDMLLTFTDFMAFKEMFLDYRAEREGRGPDLSAGLVVKSLKS; via the exons ATGATGGATGTTCACCGCAGAG ATCTAATCACTATGGAGGAGAATGTAGTTGACATGAAAGCCTTAGATGAAGAGGAATTTGCTGTCTCGAA GTCATCAGAGTCAGATGCAGTGTTCGATACTGTAATTGGAAACATTGAGGACATCATAATGG AGGATGACTTCCAGAACCTTCAGCAATCCTTTATGGAAAAATATTACCTGGAGTTTGAGGACACTGAGGAGAATAAACTTATTTATACACCTATTTTTAATGAATAT GTCGACCTCTTAGAGAAGTATTTGGAACAGCAACTGATAAAGCGAATTCCTGGATTTAACATGAATgactttactcactcactcaa GCAACACAAAGATGAAGTGTCAGGAGATATCTTTGATATGCTGCTCACCTTTACAGACTTCATGGCCTTTAAAGAGATGTTCCTAGATTACAGAGCA GAACGGGAAGGACGAGGGCCGGACTTAAGTGCTGGTCTGGTGGTGAAATCATTGAAGTCTTAA